A part of Campylobacter ureolyticus ACS-301-V-Sch3b genomic DNA contains:
- a CDS encoding serine hydroxymethyltransferase, translated as MSLENYDKEIFDLTNKELKRQCDYLEMIASENFTYPDVMEVMGSILTNKYAEGYPHKRYYGGCEFVDGIEEIAIERCKKLFNCKFANVQPNSGSQANQGVYGALLKPGDRILGMDLSHGGHLTHGAKVNASGKNYDSFFYGVELDGRINYDKVLEIAKTVQPKLIVCGASAYAREIDFAKFREIADAVGAYLFADVAHIAGLVVAGEHPSPFPHCHVVSSTTHKTLRGPRGGIIMTNDEEIAKKINSSIFPGIQGGPLMHVIAAKAVGFKHNLSPEWKVYAKQVKANAKKLGEVLIKRGYDLVSGGTDNHLVLMDLSKKEYSGKDASAALEDAGITTNKNTVPGEKRSPFVTSGVRIGSPALTARGMKEAEFEFIANKIADVLDDINNKDLHAKIKEEVKALAHKFIIYDKAMF; from the coding sequence ATGAGTTTAGAAAATTACGATAAAGAAATTTTTGATTTAACAAACAAGGAACTAAAAAGACAGTGCGATTATCTAGAAATGATCGCAAGTGAAAATTTCACCTATCCTGATGTTATGGAAGTTATGGGGTCAATTTTGACAAACAAATATGCCGAAGGATATCCGCATAAAAGATATTACGGAGGTTGCGAGTTTGTAGATGGAATCGAGGAAATTGCCATTGAAAGATGTAAAAAACTTTTTAACTGCAAATTTGCAAATGTTCAACCAAACTCAGGAAGCCAAGCAAATCAAGGTGTTTATGGGGCACTTTTAAAACCAGGTGATAGAATTTTAGGCATGGATTTAAGCCATGGTGGACACTTAACTCACGGTGCAAAGGTAAATGCTAGTGGCAAAAACTATGATAGCTTTTTTTATGGTGTTGAGCTAGATGGAAGAATAAACTATGATAAAGTATTAGAAATTGCTAAAACAGTTCAACCAAAACTTATAGTTTGTGGCGCAAGTGCATACGCAAGAGAGATAGATTTTGCAAAATTTAGAGAAATAGCTGATGCTGTTGGAGCTTACCTTTTTGCTGATGTTGCACACATCGCTGGTTTAGTTGTAGCAGGTGAGCACCCAAGTCCATTTCCACATTGCCATGTAGTTAGCTCTACAACTCACAAAACCTTAAGAGGTCCAAGAGGTGGAATTATAATGACAAATGATGAGGAAATTGCTAAAAAAATAAACTCAAGTATATTTCCTGGAATTCAAGGTGGACCTTTAATGCATGTAATTGCTGCAAAAGCAGTTGGATTTAAACACAATTTAAGCCCTGAATGGAAAGTTTATGCAAAACAAGTTAAAGCAAATGCTAAAAAACTTGGTGAGGTTTTGATAAAAAGAGGATATGATTTAGTAAGTGGTGGAACTGACAATCATCTTGTTTTGATGGATCTATCAAAAAAAGAATATAGTGGAAAAGATGCATCAGCTGCACTAGAAGATGCTGGCATAACAACAAATAAAAACACAGTTCCTGGAGAAAAAAGAAGTCCTTTTGTAACAAGTGGTGTAAGAATTGGAAGTCCAGCACTAACTGCAAGAGGTATGAAAGAAGCTGAGTTTGAGTTTATAGCAAATAAAATCGCTGATGTTTTAGATGATATAAACAATAAAGACCTTCATGCTAAAATAAAAGAAGAGGTAAAAGCATTAGCACATAAATTTATAATTTATGATAAAGCTATGTTCTAG
- a CDS encoding Fur family transcriptional regulator → MKQKNKTTRIENLEFDAILHEFREILRKNKLKYTKQRESVIKMLYNSDHHFTPEELYLEIREEQPELNIGIATVYRTLNLLEDSGMVTSISFGTQGKKFELATKPHHDHLICKNCGKIVEFEDPSVEKKQEEIAKKNGFVLTGHLMQLYGICKDCNKKES, encoded by the coding sequence ATGAAACAGAAAAACAAAACTACGAGAATTGAAAATTTAGAATTTGATGCAATTTTACATGAGTTTAGAGAAATCTTAAGAAAAAACAAGCTTAAATATACAAAACAAAGAGAGTCTGTTATCAAAATGCTTTATAACAGTGATCATCACTTTACTCCAGAAGAGCTTTATCTAGAAATAAGAGAGGAACAACCTGAGCTAAATATAGGTATTGCAACCGTTTATAGAACTTTAAATTTGCTTGAAGATTCAGGTATGGTTACATCTATTTCTTTTGGCACGCAAGGTAAGAAATTTGAACTTGCAACAAAACCACATCATGATCATTTGATTTGTAAAAACTGTGGTAAAATAGTGGAATTTGAAGATCCTTCGGTTGAAAAAAAGCAAGAAGAAATAGCAAAAAAGAATGGTTTTGTTTTAACAGGACATTTAATGCAACTTTATGGAATTTGCAAAGATTGTAATAAAAAGGAGTCATAA
- a CDS encoding shikimate dehydrogenase produces the protein MKKFAVFGDPISHSISPRLHNLAIKELNLDAFYGRVCLKDGNLLKETFLNLDLSGANITIPHKQTALQICDEIDPYAQKIGSLNTIVKNKNKLFGYNTDAPGFLKAINEFKDVKSALIIGAGGTAKALANALSNLDLEIVNRSDRSLDFKEFNFFTYQNFKPRKFDLVINSTSAGLKDDTLPLPEEILKDCFYKYAFDVIYGKKTPFLNLASSLNIKYKDGLDMLIYQAVLALNLFFNNKLDEKKIEFYMRKAANLN, from the coding sequence ATGAAAAAATTTGCAGTCTTTGGCGATCCAATATCTCATTCAATATCGCCAAGACTTCACAATCTCGCCATAAAAGAGCTAAATTTAGATGCCTTTTATGGCAGAGTTTGTTTAAAAGATGGAAATTTATTAAAAGAAACTTTTTTAAATTTAGATTTAAGCGGTGCAAACATAACAATTCCACATAAACAAACAGCACTTCAAATTTGCGATGAAATAGATCCTTATGCCCAAAAAATAGGCTCTTTAAATACAATAGTAAAAAATAAAAATAAGCTTTTTGGCTATAACACAGATGCACCTGGTTTTTTAAAAGCTATAAATGAATTTAAAGATGTTAAATCAGCTTTAATAATTGGAGCAGGAGGCACTGCAAAAGCCTTGGCAAATGCTTTATCAAATTTGGATTTAGAAATAGTAAATAGAAGCGATAGATCTTTAGATTTTAAAGAGTTTAATTTTTTTACTTATCAAAATTTTAAACCAAGAAAATTTGATTTAGTTATTAACTCAACCTCAGCTGGATTAAAAGATGATACTTTGCCACTTCCAGAAGAAATTTTAAAAGATTGTTTTTATAAATATGCTTTTGATGTTATATATGGTAAAAAAACACCTTTTTTAAACTTGGCTAGTAGTTTAAATATAAAATATAAAGATGGTCTTGATATGCTTATTTATCAAGCAGTTTTAGCACTAAATTTATTTTTTAATAATAAGCTTGATGAGAAAAAAATAGAGTTTTATATGAGAAAGGCTGCAAATCTAAATTAA
- a CDS encoding SEL1-like repeat protein — protein MRNKILSSLAIFTALILAGCSQTTPKTSVASTPSNGGGAVIPAAPKGVVVVNSPANSSQAADLYNRLNQLSLEQCISVADGYYHNANFVNALLAYDYTCVRFQDIPTCMKLGKMFEKGEGSAVDKVKALDIYQRACFGGYDPGCKEMKRLQ, from the coding sequence ATGAGAAATAAAATTTTAAGTAGTTTGGCTATATTTACTGCTTTAATTTTGGCTGGTTGTTCTCAAACTACTCCAAAAACTTCAGTAGCAAGTACCCCATCTAATGGTGGTGGCGCGGTGATTCCAGCAGCACCAAAAGGTGTTGTAGTTGTGAACTCACCTGCAAACTCAAGTCAAGCAGCCGATTTATATAATAGGCTAAATCAACTAAGCCTAGAGCAGTGTATTTCAGTAGCTGATGGATATTATCATAATGCCAATTTTGTGAATGCACTTTTAGCGTATGATTATACTTGCGTAAGATTTCAAGATATTCCAACTTGCATGAAACTTGGCAAGATGTTTGAAAAAGGCGAGGGATCAGCAGTTGATAAAGTAAAAGCTTTAGATATTTATCAAAGAGCTTGCTTTGGCGGCTATGATCCAGGATGTAAGGAAATGAAAAGACTTCAATAG
- a CDS encoding SPOR domain-containing protein, which yields MSDDRFSIDDNIVLDPKTAKTNNIKKILTGIAILVVLFLIVLIIMKFINSGNMEEPKPLVMPSEETIFKPKAKKPSQPIREIDEASSKNVETKKLEPQVVEIRPIKIEEAPKKIENTIETKDEVKQTIAKSSPKEEVKQEPKAEIAKPKQEVVVVTSKKDTPKQEPKKAVKEEKVKKEAPKQEVKKQAPKAQKQESKDQTPAQSNVAQTTLQKGSYIQVLATADFKPDADYIKKLKSKGYSYTLYKTTVKGKEYIKVLVGPFDEAKLNSEMPNIRATINKDAFVFRVK from the coding sequence ATGAGTGATGATAGATTTAGTATAGATGACAATATTGTCTTAGACCCTAAAACTGCAAAAACAAATAATATTAAAAAAATTTTAACTGGCATTGCTATTTTAGTAGTGCTTTTTTTAATAGTTTTAATAATTATGAAATTTATAAATAGTGGAAATATGGAGGAGCCAAAACCACTTGTTATGCCAAGCGAAGAGACAATATTTAAGCCTAAAGCTAAAAAACCAAGTCAGCCAATAAGAGAAATTGATGAAGCTTCAAGCAAAAATGTGGAAACTAAAAAATTAGAGCCACAAGTTGTTGAAATTAGACCAATTAAAATAGAAGAGGCTCCAAAGAAAATCGAAAACACTATAGAAACTAAAGATGAAGTTAAACAAACTATAGCAAAAAGCAGCCCAAAGGAAGAAGTAAAACAAGAGCCAAAAGCTGAAATAGCTAAACCAAAACAAGAAGTTGTAGTTGTAACATCTAAAAAAGATACTCCAAAACAAGAGCCTAAAAAAGCTGTAAAAGAAGAAAAGGTTAAAAAAGAAGCTCCAAAACAAGAGGTTAAAAAGCAAGCTCCTAAAGCCCAAAAGCAAGAGAGCAAAGACCAAACCCCAGCGCAAAGCAATGTCGCACAGACAACTTTACAAAAAGGTAGCTATATACAGGTTTTAGCAACCGCTGACTTTAAGCCAGATGCTGATTACATAAAAAAATTAAAGAGTAAAGGATACTCATATACTCTTTATAAAACCACAGTAAAAGGCAAAGAATATATTAAAGTTTTAGTAGGACCATTTGATGAGGCAAAACTTAATAGCGAGATGCCAAATATAAGAGCGACCATAAACAAAGATGCTTTTGTCTTTAGAGTAAAATAA
- the prfB gene encoding peptide chain release factor 2 — MDSYEYGELLKKLKTKVDNISLIIKPDLLQKRVDDIAVEQTDPSFWSDAVNAAKINKEKTQISSMLAKFKSAKQAVKDAFDMFKLASDENDNELLESLFEDANELEEKITNLEISMLLSSENDSKNAIVTIHPGAGGTESNDWASMLYRMYLRFCERENYKVDVLDFQEGDEAGLKDVSFIVKGENAYGYLKAENGIHRLVRVSPFDSAGRRHTSFTSVMVSPELDDDINIEIEEKDIRIDVYRASGAGGQHVNKTESAVRITHYETGIVVQCQNDRSQHKNKATAMKMLKSRLYELELQKQNEAHNNVDKSEIGWGHQVRSYVLFPYQQVKDNRSNLSYSNVDAVLDGDIKKIIEGVLISQSDKKQF; from the coding sequence TTGGATAGTTACGAATACGGTGAATTATTAAAAAAACTAAAAACTAAAGTTGATAATATAAGCCTTATAATAAAGCCAGATTTATTGCAAAAAAGAGTTGATGACATAGCAGTAGAGCAAACAGATCCTAGCTTTTGGAGTGATGCAGTAAATGCGGCAAAAATAAATAAAGAAAAAACTCAAATTTCATCTATGTTGGCTAAATTTAAATCAGCAAAACAAGCAGTTAAAGATGCGTTTGATATGTTTAAGTTAGCAAGTGATGAAAACGATAATGAACTTTTAGAAAGTCTTTTTGAAGATGCCAATGAACTAGAGGAAAAAATTACAAATTTAGAAATTTCAATGCTTTTAAGTAGTGAAAATGACTCTAAAAATGCAATTGTAACAATTCATCCAGGAGCTGGTGGAACAGAGAGTAATGACTGGGCAAGTATGTTATATAGAATGTATTTGAGATTTTGTGAGAGAGAAAACTATAAAGTTGATGTTTTGGACTTTCAAGAAGGTGATGAGGCTGGATTAAAAGATGTAAGCTTTATAGTAAAAGGTGAAAATGCCTACGGATATTTAAAAGCTGAAAATGGCATCCACAGACTTGTTAGAGTAAGTCCATTTGATAGTGCTGGAAGACGCCACACAAGCTTTACAAGCGTTATGGTAAGTCCTGAGCTTGATGATGATATAAATATAGAAATAGAAGAAAAAGATATAAGAATAGATGTTTATAGAGCAAGTGGAGCAGGTGGTCAGCATGTAAATAAAACAGAAAGTGCAGTTAGGATAACTCACTATGAAACTGGCATTGTTGTGCAGTGTCAAAATGACAGAAGCCAACATAAAAACAAAGCAACCGCAATGAAAATGCTTAAATCAAGACTTTATGAGTTAGAGCTTCAAAAACAAAATGAAGCACATAATAATGTCGATAAAAGCGAAATTGGATGGGGACATCAAGTAAGAAGTTATGTGTTGTTTCCATATCAACAAGTTAAAGACAATAGATCAAATTTAAGTTATTCAAATGTTGATGCGGTATTAGATGGTGATATTAAAAAAATCATTGAGGGAGTTTTAATCTCTCAATCTGATAAAAAACAATTTTAA
- the lysS gene encoding lysine--tRNA ligase: MVFDNQLEIQRIEKKEELRNLGINPYPHFLKKDMDIKEFRDKFEYIKELDEKRVSDEVTISGRLMLKRVAGKSTFANIEDESGNVQIYYSRDSIGEDLYKVFKKNLEVGDVVLVKGFPFVTQTGEFSMHATNLTLASKAISQLPEKFHGLVDIEMRYRQRYLDMIMNPEVRNDFKKRSKIISLIRHFFEEKGFMEVETPMMHPIPGGANAKPFVTYHNALDVNRYLRIAPELYLKRLVVGGMEAVFEINRNFRNEGMDLTHNPEFTSIEFYWAWHNYNEAMDLTEELFKVLLKGLNLPEILEYDDKKIDFSKPFARVKYLDALVEIGELSKDIINDRDKILEKLKNDGFEAKENLDLGHLQAELFDNYVEEKLINPTFIVDFPISISPLSRRSDENPNIAERFELFIAGNELANAFNELNDPLDQYERFKAQIEAKNAGDDEAHEMDEDYVKALGYAMPPTVGWGLGIDRLAMLLTNKKSIRDVILFPAMRPLKTTQTNEDKE; encoded by the coding sequence GTGGTATTTGATAATCAATTAGAAATTCAAAGAATAGAAAAAAAAGAAGAATTAAGAAACTTAGGCATAAATCCATATCCGCATTTTCTAAAAAAAGATATGGATATAAAAGAATTTAGAGATAAATTTGAGTATATAAAAGAACTCGATGAAAAAAGAGTTAGCGATGAAGTCACAATTTCAGGACGTCTTATGCTAAAAAGAGTGGCTGGTAAATCAACATTTGCAAATATTGAAGATGAAAGTGGAAATGTTCAAATTTATTACTCTAGAGATAGTATAGGTGAAGATTTATATAAAGTTTTTAAAAAAAATCTTGAAGTTGGAGATGTAGTTTTAGTAAAAGGTTTTCCTTTTGTAACTCAAACAGGGGAATTTTCTATGCATGCTACAAACCTAACTCTAGCCTCAAAAGCAATTTCACAACTTCCTGAGAAATTTCATGGACTTGTAGATATTGAGATGCGTTACCGACAAAGATATCTTGATATGATAATGAACCCAGAAGTTAGAAACGACTTTAAAAAAAGATCAAAAATCATCTCACTAATTAGACATTTTTTTGAAGAAAAAGGCTTTATGGAGGTTGAAACTCCGATGATGCACCCAATTCCTGGTGGAGCAAATGCAAAACCATTTGTAACTTATCATAACGCACTTGATGTAAATAGATATCTTAGAATTGCACCAGAGCTTTATTTAAAACGACTAGTTGTTGGTGGAATGGAAGCTGTTTTTGAAATAAATAGAAATTTTAGAAATGAGGGAATGGACTTAACTCATAATCCGGAATTTACCTCCATTGAGTTTTACTGGGCATGGCATAATTACAACGAAGCTATGGATCTAACAGAAGAGCTTTTTAAGGTGCTATTAAAGGGACTTAATTTGCCTGAAATTTTAGAATATGATGATAAAAAGATTGATTTTTCAAAACCATTTGCAAGAGTTAAATATTTAGATGCTCTTGTTGAAATAGGCGAACTTTCAAAAGATATCATAAATGATAGAGATAAAATTTTAGAAAAATTAAAAAATGATGGCTTTGAAGCAAAAGAAAATTTGGACCTTGGACATTTACAAGCTGAGCTTTTTGACAATTATGTGGAAGAAAAATTAATAAACCCAACTTTTATAGTTGATTTTCCAATTTCAATAAGCCCACTTTCAAGAAGAAGTGATGAAAATCCAAATATTGCTGAAAGATTTGAGCTATTTATTGCAGGAAATGAACTAGCAAACGCATTTAATGAACTAAATGATCCACTTGATCAATATGAAAGATTTAAAGCACAAATTGAGGCAAAAAATGCAGGAGATGATGAAGCTCATGAAATGGATGAGGATTATGTAAAAGCTCTTGGCTATGCTATGCCACCAACTGTTGGTTGGGGACTTGGAATCGATAGACTTGCAATGCTTTTAACTAATAAAAAATCAATTAGAGATGTTATTTTATTTCCGGCTATGAGACCACTAAAAACAACACAAACCAATGAAGATAAGGAGTAA